ATGATGCAAGAAGAGATTGATAACGCCCGCGAGACCATCGTAGAGATGGAAGAGGCGCTCAATGTCATGATGCTACCAAAAGATCCAAATGATAAAGTGCCAGCATTTTTGGAAATTCGAGCGGGTACAGGTGGTGATGAAGCCGCGATTTTCTCTGGTGACTTGTTCCGTATGTACCAAAAATACGCGCAGACACAAGGCTGGACAGTGGAAGTGCTGTCGGCAAGTGAAGGCGAGCATGGCGGTTATAAAGAAATCATCACTCGCGTATCAGGCAACAGCGTGTATGGGCGTTTAAAGTTTGAATCTGGCGTACACCGTGTGCAGCGTGTGCCTGAAACCGAAAGCCAAGGTCGCGTGCATACCTCAGCTTGTACCGTGGCGGTGATGCCTGAAGTTGAGATTGATGATACAGTGGATCTAAACCCAGCCGATATCCGCTTTGACACTTTCCGTTCAAGTGGTGCGGGTGGTCAGCACGTTAACACCACTGACTCAGCCGTACGTTTGACCCACATTCCAACGGGTACCGTGGTAGAGTGTCAGCAAGAGCGTAGCCAGCACAAAAACCGCGCGCAAGCGATGAAAATGCTGATTTCAAAGATTCAGCAAGTCAAAGTACAGGCTCAAGTTGATGCCGCAGATACCATCCGTCGTGATTTGGTCGGTAGTGGCGATCGCTCAGAACGTATTCGCACTTATAATTTCCCACAAGGTCGCATGACCGATCACCGTATCAACCTGACGTTATACAAGCTTGATGCCATTATGGAAGGCGACTTGGATGAGATTCTTGATGCACTGTTGCGTGAGCATCAAGCTGATTTGATGGCGAGCATCGGCGGTGGTGATTAGTAACCATCAGGATATTAATGACTGGAGGCTCAATAGCTGGTCGTGAATCCATTAATTCATAAAAGCGTGACACTGTCTAGATGACAGTGTCTGTTTGTTTATAGCTGTTTTTTTTACGGCTATCGACCATGATAATAAGTATAGATTTAATTTTGCAGTTTTCGTTTATTTCATTTAATTACCTAACAATATTGAGAGTGTTATGTCAAAGCACAATAATCAGAACCAAGACCAAACCCCAGTTGTAGAAGACGCTAACGAGCTGATTGCGCAACTGCAAGCCAAGCTAGACGATATCAGTGCTTCAGGCAAACAGCCGTATCCAAATACGTTTAAACGTACTGATTATGCGCAAGATTTGCAAACTGCTTTTGACGGCGTCTCAAAACAAGAAATTGAAGAAAAAGCGGCGAATGGCGAAAAAACACAGGTCAACGTGGCAGGTCGCGTCATGCTGAACCGTGGTGCCTTTATTGTTATTCAAGACATGACGGGTCGCATTCAGTTATATGTTGCACGCAAAGAGTTGGATCCAGAGACGTTAGCGACCATTAAATCATTAGATTTGGGTGATATTGTTGGCGTATCAGGCTATATCGGTCGCTCAGGCAAGGGCGACTTATATGTGCATATCGAAGAGTTTCAGTTATTGACTAAAGCGCTACGTCCAATGCCAAACAAGTTCCATGGTTTAGCTGATGTCGAAGCTCGCTATCGTAATCGTCATCTTGATTTGATGACCAATGAGACGACTCGTGATACCTTTATGATTCGCAGTCAAGTCATTAGCGGCATTCGCAAGTTTATGTTAAATGAGCGTTTCATGGAAGTTGAGACGCCGATGATGCATCCTATCCCGGGTGGTGCGGTGGCGCGTCCGTTTGTGACGCATCATAACGCTCTAGATATGCCTTTATATCTGCGTATCGCGCCTGAGCTTTACTTGAAGCGCTTAGTTGTTGGTGGTTTTGAAAGAGTGTTCGAGATTAACCGCAGCTTCCGCAACGAAGGTGTATCAACTCGCCATAATCCTGAATTTACCATGATTGAATTCTATCAAGCGTATGCTGATTATCATGACTTGATGGATTTGACCGAACGCTTATTTAATGAATTGGCGATGGATATCTTGGGCACAACTGAGATTACTTATCAAGAAGAAGCCATCAGTCTAAAAGCGCCATTTATACGTTTGTCTATGTCTGATGCAATTGCAAAATATGCCGAAAATTTCGATATGGCACGTATCAATGACCGTGACTATTTGGCAGAGTACGCTTCGACAACGCTTAAACAGCAAGTGAAAGAGGTGTTTGGTGTGGGCAAACTACAGACCATTATCTTTGAAGAAACCGCTGAACACCAATTGCGTCAGCCAACTTTCATCACTGAATATCCAGCGGAAACTTCACCACTGGCACGCCGTAGTGATGACAATCCTGAAATCACCGATCGTTTTGAGCTATTCATCGGTGGTCGTGAACTGGCAAACGGCTTTAGCGAGCTTAATGATCCTGCTGATCAGGCAGAACGCTTCCGTGGACAAGTCGCTGAAAAAGACGCTGGTGATGATGAAGCGATGCATTTTGATGAAGAATACATCGAAGCGCTGTCTTATGGCTTACCACCAACCGCAGGCGAAGGTATCGGCATTGACCGTTTAGTGATGTTGTTTACCGATTCTGCCAGTATTCGTGATGTGATTTTATTTCCGCATATGCGTCGCAAATTAGAAAGCTAGAACTGGTTTACTTGCCATAAATCCATGCTGGGACTAAACTGAACATAAGAAAGCTCTTTTGCTTTCAATGGAATGGTCCCAGATTCTTTATGAGACCTTATTTATAGGGATATCATGGATACTCAGCACGCGTCACCCTCACTTTGGCAACAAATGATTCACCAAAGTTTCTTATCTTTGTATGAGTTACCAGCAGATAAAACAACCAATCCTGAGCAGTTTCAAGGTTATGATTTTGTTTTTGAGTTTTCTAGCGCTATCATTTATTTGATCGTCAATGATGTAGTGATGCGAGCGAGTAGGCAAAAAGTAGACAGCGCTCAAGTTCGTGAGTGGAGAAAAGAAGTCGTCAACCAACTAATTAAGCGTCACGCTCAGCTTTATCTAAAAAACGATAGGTCGATGGCAGAAAGTAATACCTCGACAGCTGGTAAGGATGTTTATTTTATTGGTTTGACGTCACTGTCTGTCGTGCATCAAGATGATAAACCACAAGCATCCTCGCATACGGTTGATTATGAATATGGTAGTCAGTTTTTTGCTGAAGACTGTGTTTTAGATCTGGATGATGAGCAGAGTGTTTTACAGGTATTTAGCCATCAAAACTTTGTCGATATCATCAGCCAATTGGTTACGCCAAGCGATTTGTCCGCATTTTTAGACTTTCATCGCAGCCAGCTGACAGGGTTTGAGTCATTCCAAGACGAATCGACATTACTTACCCAGTTTTTACAGTCGCCTGACTTTCATCAAAGAGCGATTAGGGTGCAAGAGCAATTGATTGACAATCAGTTGATCGATCAGATTGAGCAACGCTTGCTCAAAGCTACAGAACCAGATCAGGCAGTCTTTGCCAAAGCACTCATGGCTGAGATTCAGAAAAATACTCGAATGTGGTACAAGCTGTTTAATAGTTTGATCAAAAATTATTATGAGGCAGGTCAACCACTACCAAAAGAGCCAGTCGATATTTTAGTCGATGAATCAATGTATACTTACGCTTGTTTGGTTGAAAAAATCTTAGCTTACAAAACGATGGATCAAGACTCTCGCTGGAATGGTTATGTTTGTCATGAGCACTCTTATCACGTGTTTGGGCGCCATTATCTGATGGTTTTCTATGCGCAAGATGATAATAGTTCGCTGAGTGCTGACAAGGTGCGCACGTCTCAACAAGACTTGTTATTGGAGCTCAATGCTCAAATGCAGGATCCAGTGATGGATGATTTTTTTTTGATTGGCGTAGAGTTTAGACCTTGTGATGATAGCGTCAATACAGAGGTGTACTTGGATGCCTTTTATCAAAAAGGCTCAGTGATTGACGCCAATACTCAGCGCTTATACGAACGTTTAGCACAACTTCAAGCGCAGTTATAATCTAAACCTAATATAGCCTACTGGTTTGACACTCCATCTATATTTGTATTATTCACATTGGCATTTATTATGACGCAGCAATATCAAGTTTTAGCGCGCAAATACCGTCCCAAAAACTTTCACGAGTTGATTGGGCAAACGCATGTTTCTCAAGCACTGATTAATGCGATTGATTATAACCGTTTGCATCATGCTTATCTCTTTACGGGCACACGCGGTGTGGGTAAGACCACGATTGCGCGTATCTTATCTAAATGTTTGAACTGCGATACGGGTATCACTAGTACGCCTTGCGGTGTGTGTGATAACTGCGTGGCCATCGATCAAGGGCGATTCATCGATCTTATCGAGATTGATGCGGCATCCCGTACCAAAGTAGAAGACACACGTGAGTTGCTGGATAATGTGCCGTATGCGCCAAGTCAGGGGCGTTATAAAGTGTACCTGATTGATGAAGTACATATGTTGTCCACACACAGTTTTAATGCGCTTCTTAAAACTTTGGAAGAACCTCCTGAGCATGTAAAATTCTTACTTGCCACGACTGATCCGCAAAAATTGCCGATTACCATTATTTCGCGCTGTTTGCAGTTTGTACTACGTCCGCTACCGCAAACGCTACTCAGCGAGCATTTGGCAAATGTTCTTACCCAAGAGCAGGTAGGCTATACGCAACCTGCGCTCTGGCAATTGGCCAGCGCCGCCAAAGGCTCGGTACGTGATGCGTTGTCATTGACCGATCAGGCCATTGCTTTTGGTCAAGGTGCGCTCGACGATGTCACTGTAAACGCCATGCTTGGTTTAATTGATGCGGCTGATCTGGTCAGTTTAATTACTGATATCTATAACCATGACAAATCTGCTGTCGCGGCTCATATAGAACAGATGCGCGCGCAAATGGTTGATGCGACGAGTATGTTTGATGGTCTTACTGAATTACTGCATCAATTGGCGTTGACTCAGCTGTTGCCTGAAGTGGCATTAAATGTGAATGAGGCACAGGCGCAAGATATTAACACGCTTGCGCAGCATATGAGTCCAGACGTTCTGCAACTGTATTATGAGATTGTTGTGCAAGCACGTGAAGGTGTTAAGCTTGCGAGCACACCAATGCAAGCGCTGGAAATGTGCATTTTACGTCTGCTGGCATTTCGTCCGTTGCCAGTCGATGAGATATTAAATCATACTTATGCTGGCTCTGTATCACCTGAAGTACCAGCTATAGAAGATGGAACATCTACACCTTCTACACAGTCATCGAATAAGTTATCAAATAGCCACTCGGCTTCTGCACCGCCATTACAGTCTTATGGCATTGATTATCAAGCACGAAATAATGATGATTTGCAAGTCGAGACCTATGACAATATTGAGCCAAGTTTGGCTCAAAATTCTGAGAAAAATCATGATGTATTAGTAACTAACCCTGAACCCGTTGTTGAGCCTGAACCCGTTGTTGAGCCTGAACCCGTTGTTGAGCCTGAACCCGTTGTTGAGCCTGAACCCGTTGTTGAGCCTGAACCCGTTGTTGAGCCTGAACCCGTTGTTGAGCCTGATGCAAATAATTCTCAGTTAACAAGGCAACTTGATGATCCTCGTACTTTGCTGCGTTGCTCACCGCAAGAACTGCTTGGTGAGTGGACACCAGAAAAATGGGATTATTGGCTACAAACGGCTCGTGAAGCGGAGATATTGGCTCAAGACGAATTGGCACTTGCGCGTCAAGGCATGATGACGGGCTTATGCGATGGCAAGGCAATATTTATAACAAGTGTAGATAGTCGGCATTTACAAACCACTTTTCAGCAATTAGCGGCTAAACTGCAACAGCAGTTCACCCAAGCAGAAATTGACTTGCAAATCGATGGCAGCGTCATGCAAGCAGAGGATAAGACGCCTGAGCGTCGCCAACAAAAGCGCTTGGTGCAAGCCAAAACGGTTGCAGAAGCAAGACTGCTTGCTACGCCTGTGATGCAGTATTTGAATGAGCGCGGTGAAGGAAAAATGGGTAAGGTTCAGTTGTATTAAACAGTCAGAAAAACTGTTGTTAAAATTATTTAAAAGTCTATATAGTTATTAAAGACAACTTTCATATAAAATATCAAGGCGATGTTGTACTATCGCCTTGATATTTTTGTTTTTATTGCAGATTAAATGGGCTTTTTTAAACAAGAGAGAAATATTTAATAACGATAAGATAAATTAAGATTCGTTATAATGGTTAAGTTATATTAAAAACTGAAATGAAGTTTAGGTGAGAATATGTTGGATAATTTACGCGGTATGGCTGTGTTCGCCAGTGTGGTTGGACATGGCTCTTTTAGTGGCTCTGCTCGTGAGCTTGGCATTACAACCAGTGCCGTCAGTCAGCAAATCCGCTCATTAGAAAATGAGCTGGGCGTCGTGCTATTACACCGCTCAACTCGTAAGCTGAGCTTAACAGAAGCTGGCGAAAGCTTTTATGAAGCCGCAAAGGATGTGGTAAGTGCTGCTGAACAAGGGCGGATTAAGGTCAATCAGTTGCGTGATGAGTTGGCAGGCAGCTTACGAGTGGCGACAACACCGGAGCTTGGCGTTAATCATATTTTGCCGGCACTCTCTACGTGGATGGCGGCACATGATGATCTTAGCATTACCTATCTGGCAGACAACCACTATATTGACATGATTGATGAGCGGATCGATATTGCGATTCGTATGAGTCCATCGATTAATGATTCGAGCCTCAGCAGTCATCCATTGACTGATGTGCGCCAAATGTTGGTTGCTTCACCGCAGTACCTACGTCAACATACCAAACTGCAGACGCCTAAAGATTTGGCTGACCATCAGCTGATTTGTATTGAAATCATGAAAGATGCCAATCAAATTGACCTCATTCAAACAGAAACGGGTAAAAAGACGCGTACGAAAATGAATTCACGCATTTATACCAATAATGTCTTTATGGCGACCACCTTGGCAAAAGAAGGTCATGGTTTGGTTAGAATGATGGAAATGGACATCAAAAAAGAGCTTGAAAATGGTGATTTGGTCGAAGTGTTGACCGGTTATCAATTACCAAGTTTTGTACTATATGCTGTCACCTTAAACCGTGATCAACAGCCAGCCAAAATCACTCGCTGTTTAGAGGTGTTAAAAAAGTACTTCCATGCCAATTAGGTGACGTTTGAATAACGCACCGTAGAGAGGAGTTTAAAGCCTCCAAAAGCAAAAAGCCTATAGACATATTATCTATAGGCTTTTTTAGTGTTAGCGTTTAGTGTGACTAATCATTTAAAATGATGGTTTTAGCAAGTCAATCAAACGCTCAGCCACTTGTGTGCTCTCATCGCGGCTCATATTAAGCGGCGGTAGCAAGCGCACAACATGCCCACCAGTGACATTGATGATTAGCTTTTGTTCATCACGTGCACGCTCAACCAACTGACTACAGTCCATGTCTTCAGGCAAAGAGATACCAATCATCATACCTGCACCACGACTGCTGACTCCATATTGTCCTAGTGTATCGACCAGCGTCTCTCGAATAAACAGCCCTTCGGTCACGGCATTGGTCATGATATCACTGTTAGCCAATACGTCATATACGCTATGTACCACACGACTGGCTAGCGGCGTACCACCATAAGTAGAGCCATGACTACCAGCACCAAACAGGCCATTAGCGCGGCCACGTACCATACATGCGCCTACTGGAAAACCGTTACCCAAGCCCTTAGCCGTCGTCAATACATCAGGACGCGCATTACTATGTTGATAAGCGAAGTATTTACCCGTACGGCCATTACCTGTTTGCACTTCATCCAGCATAAATAG
This region of Psychrobacter sp. JCM 18902 genomic DNA includes:
- the prfA gene encoding peptide chain release factor 1, yielding MKESLRLRLDQMVDRYEEVTALLSDPSIISDNNKFRELSVEHSDLMDITTLWQNYVRAETDQADAEAMLADASDPDMKEMMQEEIDNARETIVEMEEALNVMMLPKDPNDKVPAFLEIRAGTGGDEAAIFSGDLFRMYQKYAQTQGWTVEVLSASEGEHGGYKEIITRVSGNSVYGRLKFESGVHRVQRVPETESQGRVHTSACTVAVMPEVEIDDTVDLNPADIRFDTFRSSGAGGQHVNTTDSAVRLTHIPTGTVVECQQERSQHKNRAQAMKMLISKIQQVKVQAQVDAADTIRRDLVGSGDRSERIRTYNFPQGRMTDHRINLTLYKLDAIMEGDLDEILDALLREHQADLMASIGGGD
- the lysS gene encoding lysine--tRNA ligase; this translates as MSKHNNQNQDQTPVVEDANELIAQLQAKLDDISASGKQPYPNTFKRTDYAQDLQTAFDGVSKQEIEEKAANGEKTQVNVAGRVMLNRGAFIVIQDMTGRIQLYVARKELDPETLATIKSLDLGDIVGVSGYIGRSGKGDLYVHIEEFQLLTKALRPMPNKFHGLADVEARYRNRHLDLMTNETTRDTFMIRSQVISGIRKFMLNERFMEVETPMMHPIPGGAVARPFVTHHNALDMPLYLRIAPELYLKRLVVGGFERVFEINRSFRNEGVSTRHNPEFTMIEFYQAYADYHDLMDLTERLFNELAMDILGTTEITYQEEAISLKAPFIRLSMSDAIAKYAENFDMARINDRDYLAEYASTTLKQQVKEVFGVGKLQTIIFEETAEHQLRQPTFITEYPAETSPLARRSDDNPEITDRFELFIGGRELANGFSELNDPADQAERFRGQVAEKDAGDDEAMHFDEEYIEALSYGLPPTAGEGIGIDRLVMLFTDSASIRDVILFPHMRRKLES
- the dnaX gene encoding DNA polymerase III subunit gamma/tau translates to MTQQYQVLARKYRPKNFHELIGQTHVSQALINAIDYNRLHHAYLFTGTRGVGKTTIARILSKCLNCDTGITSTPCGVCDNCVAIDQGRFIDLIEIDAASRTKVEDTRELLDNVPYAPSQGRYKVYLIDEVHMLSTHSFNALLKTLEEPPEHVKFLLATTDPQKLPITIISRCLQFVLRPLPQTLLSEHLANVLTQEQVGYTQPALWQLASAAKGSVRDALSLTDQAIAFGQGALDDVTVNAMLGLIDAADLVSLITDIYNHDKSAVAAHIEQMRAQMVDATSMFDGLTELLHQLALTQLLPEVALNVNEAQAQDINTLAQHMSPDVLQLYYEIVVQAREGVKLASTPMQALEMCILRLLAFRPLPVDEILNHTYAGSVSPEVPAIEDGTSTPSTQSSNKLSNSHSASAPPLQSYGIDYQARNNDDLQVETYDNIEPSLAQNSEKNHDVLVTNPEPVVEPEPVVEPEPVVEPEPVVEPEPVVEPEPVVEPEPVVEPDANNSQLTRQLDDPRTLLRCSPQELLGEWTPEKWDYWLQTAREAEILAQDELALARQGMMTGLCDGKAIFITSVDSRHLQTTFQQLAAKLQQQFTQAEIDLQIDGSVMQAEDKTPERRQQKRLVQAKTVAEARLLATPVMQYLNERGEGKMGKVQLY
- a CDS encoding LysR family transcriptional regulator; this encodes MLDNLRGMAVFASVVGHGSFSGSARELGITTSAVSQQIRSLENELGVVLLHRSTRKLSLTEAGESFYEAAKDVVSAAEQGRIKVNQLRDELAGSLRVATTPELGVNHILPALSTWMAAHDDLSITYLADNHYIDMIDERIDIAIRMSPSINDSSLSSHPLTDVRQMLVASPQYLRQHTKLQTPKDLADHQLICIEIMKDANQIDLIQTETGKKTRTKMNSRIYTNNVFMATTLAKEGHGLVRMMEMDIKKELENGDLVEVLTGYQLPSFVLYAVTLNRDQQPAKITRCLEVLKKYFHAN